Proteins from a genomic interval of Pseudomonas sp. RC10:
- the mfd gene encoding transcription-repair coupling factor produces MPVLRLPILPAAAGKQHWGNLPGAAQSLAIAEAASAAKRFTLLLTADSQSAERLEQELKFFAPDLPVLHFPDWETLPYDLFSPHQDIISQRIASLYRLPELVHGVLVVPITTALHRLAPTKFLLGSSLVLDVGQKLDVEAMRTRLEATGYRYVDTVYEHGEFTVRGALIDLFPMGSKLPYRIDLFDDEIETLRTFEPETQRSIDKVDSVRLLPAKEFPLQKEAVTRFKARFRERFDVDFRRSPIFQDLNSGITPAGIEYYIPLFFEETSTLFDYLPQDTQVFSLPGIEAAAETFWKDVRNRYEERRVDPDRPLLPPAELFLPVEDCFARLKSWPRVVASQDDVETGIGRERFPALALPNLAIEAKASQPLAALSTFLDEFPGRVLFTAESAGRREVLLELLERLKLRPKNLDSWQEFVDSKERLAITIAPLDEGLVLEQPALALVAESPLFGQRVMQRRRREKRMDGHSSDAVIKNLAELREGAPVVHIDHGVGRYLGLATLEVENQVAEFLMLAYAEDAKLYVPVANLHLIARYTGSDDELAPLHRLGSEAWQKAKRKAAEQVRDVAAELLDIYARRAAREGYAFADPKLDYETFSAGFPFEETPDQQTTIEAVRHDMLAPKPMDRLVCGDVGFGKTEVAMRAAFIAVHGGKQVAILVPTTLLAQQHYNSFRDRFADWPVTVEVMSRFKSAKEINAAAADLAEGKIDIVIGTHKLLQDDVKIKNLGLVIIDEEHRFGVRQKEQLKALRSEVDILTLTATPIPRTLNMAVAGMRDLSIIATPPARRLSVRTFVMEQNKPTVKEALLRELLRGGQVYYLHNDVKTIEKCAADLAELVPEARIGIGHGQMHERDLEQVMSDFYHKRFNVLIASTIIETGIDVPSANTIIIERADKFGLAQLHQLRGRVGRSHHQAYAYLLTPPRKQITPDAEKRLEAIANTQDLGAGFVLATNDLEIRGAGELLGEGQSGQIQAVGFTLYMEMLERAVKSIRKGEQPNLDQPLGGGPEVNLRVPGLIPEDYLPDVHARLILYKRIANAADEEGLKDLQVEMIDRFGLLPEPTKNLVRMTSLKLKAEQLGIKKVDAGPQGGRIEFAADTPVEPLTLIKLIQGQPKRYKFEGATLFKFTVPMERPEERFNTIEALFERLTPTSA; encoded by the coding sequence GTGCCCGTTCTGCGCCTACCGATTCTTCCTGCTGCCGCAGGCAAACAACATTGGGGCAACCTGCCCGGTGCCGCTCAAAGCCTGGCCATCGCCGAGGCTGCAAGCGCCGCGAAACGCTTCACCCTGCTTTTGACCGCTGACAGCCAAAGTGCCGAGCGACTGGAACAGGAACTGAAGTTTTTCGCCCCCGATCTCCCGGTGCTGCATTTCCCTGACTGGGAAACCCTGCCCTACGATCTGTTCTCGCCTCATCAGGACATCATCTCCCAGCGCATCGCCAGCCTGTACCGGCTGCCGGAACTGGTGCATGGCGTGCTGGTGGTGCCGATCACCACGGCCCTGCACCGCCTGGCGCCGACCAAGTTCCTGCTGGGCAGCAGCCTGGTGCTGGACGTCGGCCAGAAGCTCGACGTCGAAGCCATGCGCACCCGGCTCGAAGCGACCGGTTACCGCTACGTCGACACGGTCTACGAGCACGGCGAGTTCACGGTGCGCGGCGCGCTGATCGACCTGTTCCCCATGGGCAGCAAACTGCCCTACCGGATCGATCTGTTCGACGATGAAATCGAAACCCTGCGCACCTTCGAGCCGGAAACCCAGCGCTCCATCGACAAGGTCGATTCGGTGCGTCTGCTGCCCGCCAAGGAATTCCCGCTGCAGAAAGAAGCGGTCACCCGTTTCAAGGCCCGTTTCCGCGAGCGCTTCGACGTCGATTTCCGCCGCAGCCCGATCTTCCAGGACCTGAACAGCGGCATCACCCCGGCAGGCATCGAGTACTACATCCCGCTGTTCTTCGAAGAAACTTCCACGCTGTTCGACTACCTGCCCCAGGACACGCAGGTGTTCTCGCTGCCGGGCATCGAAGCGGCGGCGGAAACCTTCTGGAAGGACGTGCGTAACCGCTATGAAGAACGCCGCGTCGACCCCGACCGTCCGCTGCTGCCGCCCGCTGAATTGTTTTTGCCGGTCGAAGACTGTTTTGCCCGCCTCAAAAGCTGGCCCCGCGTGGTCGCCAGCCAGGACGACGTTGAAACCGGCATCGGTCGCGAACGCTTTCCGGCGCTGGCACTGCCGAATCTGGCCATTGAAGCCAAGGCCAGCCAGCCGCTTGCGGCACTCTCGACCTTCCTCGACGAATTCCCCGGTCGCGTGCTGTTCACTGCCGAATCCGCCGGTCGTCGCGAGGTGCTGCTGGAGTTGCTGGAGCGCCTGAAACTGCGGCCGAAAAACCTCGACAGCTGGCAGGAGTTCGTCGACAGCAAAGAGCGGCTGGCGATCACCATTGCGCCGCTGGACGAGGGTCTGGTGCTTGAACAGCCAGCCCTGGCGCTGGTCGCCGAAAGCCCGCTGTTCGGTCAGCGGGTCATGCAACGCCGCCGTCGCGAAAAGCGCATGGACGGCCACTCCAGCGATGCGGTGATCAAAAACCTCGCTGAGCTGCGCGAAGGTGCGCCGGTGGTGCACATCGACCACGGCGTGGGCCGCTACCTTGGGCTGGCGACGCTGGAAGTGGAAAATCAGGTCGCCGAATTCCTGATGCTGGCCTACGCCGAGGACGCCAAGCTGTACGTCCCGGTGGCCAACCTGCACCTGATCGCCCGCTACACAGGCAGCGATGACGAACTCGCGCCGTTGCACCGCCTCGGTTCCGAGGCCTGGCAGAAAGCCAAGCGCAAGGCCGCCGAACAGGTGCGCGACGTCGCCGCCGAACTGCTCGACATCTATGCTCGCCGCGCCGCCCGCGAAGGTTATGCGTTTGCCGATCCGAAGCTGGATTACGAAACGTTCAGCGCCGGGTTCCCGTTCGAAGAGACCCCAGACCAGCAGACCACCATCGAAGCCGTGCGCCACGACATGCTCGCGCCGAAACCGATGGACCGTCTGGTCTGTGGCGACGTGGGTTTCGGCAAGACCGAAGTGGCCATGCGCGCGGCGTTCATCGCCGTACACGGCGGCAAGCAAGTGGCGATTCTGGTGCCGACCACCCTGCTCGCCCAGCAGCACTACAACAGTTTCCGCGACCGCTTCGCCGACTGGCCGGTGACGGTCGAGGTGATGAGCCGCTTCAAGTCTGCCAAGGAAATCAACGCCGCCGCGGCCGACCTGGCCGAGGGCAAGATCGACATCGTCATCGGCACCCACAAGCTGTTGCAGGACGACGTCAAGATCAAGAACCTGGGCCTGGTGATCATCGACGAAGAACACCGTTTCGGTGTGCGCCAGAAAGAACAGCTCAAGGCCCTGCGCAGCGAGGTCGACATTCTGACCCTGACCGCCACGCCGATCCCGCGCACCCTGAACATGGCTGTGGCCGGCATGCGCGACCTGTCGATCATCGCCACCCCGCCCGCCCGACGTCTGTCGGTGCGCACATTCGTCATGGAGCAGAACAAGCCCACGGTGAAAGAAGCGCTGTTGCGTGAACTGCTGCGCGGCGGTCAGGTGTACTACCTGCACAACGACGTGAAGACCATCGAGAAATGCGCCGCCGACCTCGCCGAACTGGTGCCGGAAGCGCGGATCGGCATCGGTCACGGGCAGATGCACGAACGCGATCTTGAACAGGTGATGAGCGACTTCTATCACAAGCGTTTCAACGTGCTGATCGCCTCGACCATCATCGAGACCGGCATCGACGTGCCGAGCGCCAACACCATCATCATCGAACGGGCTGACAAGTTCGGTCTGGCCCAGTTGCACCAGTTGCGCGGCCGGGTCGGTCGCAGTCACCACCAGGCCTACGCTTACCTGCTGACGCCGCCGCGCAAGCAGATCACGCCGGACGCCGAGAAGCGTCTGGAAGCCATCGCCAACACCCAGGACCTCGGCGCGGGCTTTGTGCTCGCCACCAATGACCTGGAAATCCGTGGGGCGGGCGAGCTGCTGGGCGAAGGCCAGAGCGGGCAGATTCAGGCGGTCGGTTTCACCCTCTATATGGAAATGCTCGAACGCGCAGTGAAGTCGATCCGCAAGGGCGAGCAGCCGAACCTGGACCAGCCGCTGGGTGGCGGTCCGGAGGTCAACCTGCGGGTGCCGGGGCTGATTCCAGAGGATTACCTGCCGGACGTCCATGCGCGGCTGATTCTCTACAAGCGCATCGCCAACGCCGCCGACGAAGAAGGCCTGAAGGACCTGCAAGTGGAGATGATCGACCGCTTCGGTCTGCTGCCGGAGCCGACCAAGAACCTGGTGCGCATGACGTCGCTCAAGCTCAAGGCCGAGCAGTTGGGCATCAAGAAAGTCGATGCCGGCCCTCAGGGTGGACGAATCGAATTTGCCGCCGATACGCCGGTAGAACCCTTGACGCTGATCAAGCTGATTCAGGGCCAACCGAAACGCTACAAATTCGAAGGTGCCACGCTGTTCAAGTTCACGGTGCCGATGGAACGTCCCGAGGAGCGTTTCAATACGATCGAAGCGCTGTTCGAGCGCCTGACCCCGACATCTGCCTAA
- a CDS encoding glyceraldehyde-3-phosphate dehydrogenase, with the protein MWKVPVTQKPDQCLGEWIDREALAEAMIPLIGQLYRNNNVVSSIYGRTLINRSVIAILKAHRFARHRQADATELSVHETFPLIKAMSELKLGAASVDLGKLAVKYKAEANGRTAEQFVREEMAEIVGQQNSGDRKGTDVVLYGFGRIGRLLARILIEKTGGGDGLRLRAIVVRKGAENDLVKRASLLRRDSVHGPFDGTITIDEANNTISANGNLIQVIYAKSPTEVDYTQYGIKDALLVDNTGVWRDADGLGQHLQCPGIDRVVLTAPGKGKLKNIVHGINHQQITADDKIISAASCTTNAIVPVLKAINDKFGIVNGHVETVHSYTNDQNLIDNFHKGDRRGRSAALNMVITETGAATAAAKALPELAGKLTGNAIRVPTPNVSMAILNLNLGTETTREEVNEYLRHTALYSDLHKQIDFVASQEVVSTDFVGSRHAGVVDAEATIVNDNRVVLYVWYDNEFGYSCQVVRVMEDMAGVNPPAFPK; encoded by the coding sequence ATGTGGAAGGTTCCCGTGACTCAGAAGCCCGACCAGTGTCTTGGTGAATGGATCGATCGTGAAGCGCTCGCCGAGGCGATGATCCCGCTTATCGGTCAGCTCTACCGCAATAACAATGTGGTGAGTTCGATCTATGGCCGCACCCTGATCAATCGTTCAGTGATTGCGATTCTCAAAGCACACCGCTTTGCGCGTCATCGTCAAGCCGACGCGACCGAGTTGTCCGTACACGAAACTTTCCCGCTCATCAAAGCGATGAGCGAGCTTAAACTGGGTGCCGCTTCGGTGGACCTGGGCAAGCTGGCCGTTAAATACAAGGCCGAAGCCAATGGCCGCACGGCCGAGCAGTTCGTCCGCGAAGAAATGGCTGAAATCGTTGGCCAACAGAATTCCGGCGACCGTAAGGGCACCGACGTCGTGCTGTACGGTTTCGGCCGTATCGGTCGTCTGCTGGCACGCATCCTGATCGAAAAAACCGGTGGTGGCGACGGCCTGCGTCTGCGTGCCATCGTCGTGCGCAAAGGCGCCGAGAACGATCTGGTCAAGCGCGCCAGCCTGCTGCGCCGTGACTCGGTTCACGGCCCGTTCGACGGCACCATCACCATCGACGAAGCGAACAACACCATCAGTGCCAACGGCAACCTGATTCAAGTGATCTACGCCAAGAGCCCGACCGAGGTGGACTACACCCAGTACGGCATCAAGGACGCACTGTTGGTGGACAACACCGGCGTATGGCGTGATGCCGACGGCCTGGGCCAGCACCTGCAATGCCCTGGCATCGACCGCGTCGTGCTGACCGCGCCGGGCAAAGGCAAGCTGAAGAACATCGTTCACGGCATCAACCACCAGCAGATCACCGCCGATGACAAGATCATCTCGGCCGCGTCCTGCACCACCAACGCCATCGTGCCGGTCCTCAAGGCGATCAACGACAAGTTCGGTATCGTCAACGGTCACGTTGAAACGGTTCACTCGTACACCAACGACCAGAACCTGATCGACAACTTCCACAAAGGCGATCGCCGTGGCCGTAGCGCCGCGCTGAACATGGTCATCACCGAAACCGGCGCTGCCACCGCGGCTGCGAAGGCGCTGCCTGAGCTGGCCGGCAAGCTGACCGGCAACGCGATCCGTGTTCCGACGCCGAACGTGTCGATGGCGATCCTGAACCTGAACCTGGGCACTGAAACGACCCGTGAAGAAGTCAACGAATACCTGCGCCACACCGCGCTGTATTCGGACCTGCACAAGCAGATCGACTTCGTGGCGTCGCAGGAAGTGGTCTCCACCGACTTCGTCGGCTCGCGCCACGCCGGTGTGGTCGACGCCGAAGCTACCATCGTCAACGACAACCGCGTCGTGCTGTACGTCTGGTACGACAACGAATTCGGTTACAGCTGCCAGGTGGTTCGCGTGATGGAAGACATGGCCGGGGTCAACCCGCCTGCTTTCCCGAAGTAA